Genomic window (Ananas comosus cultivar F153 linkage group 16, ASM154086v1, whole genome shotgun sequence):
ATATTTTCTTCTGCAGATTCTTTACAAGACTCTTTACGTCATGTTAACATTTTGAGCTACTTCCAAAGTGCATTTTAAAAACATTGAAGGAATGTTTTAATTTTCAACATGCATCTGAAGATGTTACCTCATAAATACAATTACGCTAGTAGGTTTCTGATTTCATAAATACAATTACATTAGTATCTTTTCGTGGTATTAATGATCCATCGGCGCAAGTGTGGAAGTTCTTTATTACTTGTATTATCAAGTAACACAAGTAGATAGACCATATACAAAGCTGCTTCAAATCTAAACAAAGGGGGActaaatatttctcaaaaaagtCTAATACAGGTAACATGAAAAAAAGTAGTGTTCCTTCAATGCTGCAATAACTTCTAATAGTCATCAATCGCGTCGTCCATCCTTGCAACTTTGGTCTGAATCTGaatctgaattttaaaatagttgttCTATTTGCCGGAATTAAAAGCAGAATCTCTAATTTGTACCGTACTGTAtctcttaattataaaaatatcaaaataccTGATGAGGTCCAATCTCCACTAATTTTGACATCTAATAAATTAGAAAAGACTAAAATTCTTCTCTAAGCCTTCTAGCATGAGCACGTGATCTCTTTATATACATTGATTCTGCTTGAgggcttctgaatcgacgatccgaTCAATAAGCCCAGCTAACCTCTTCGCCCCCGGCCCGGGGTGGAGCCGTCCGATGTCTCCGACCTTGGAGCAGGGCGGGCTCCCCGCGCACCACCCGCCGGGGACGAAGCCAGTCCCGTTTGCCAGCGGCTGCAGCAAGCCGAGGAGCTCCACGTCAATCTTGTCGAGGACGGGGTCGTCGCGGGCGAATTTGCGCGCGAACGGCGCCCCGCTGCCGATCATGGCGTCGGCGTCGGCTAGGGAGAGCACGTGCGGGTGCTGCTTCGGCGGCACGTCCCAGGAGATGTAGTGGAGGTCGTGGTTTACGGCGGTCGGAGCGAAGTCGGGAGTGTTGCATATTATGGTCTGGAAGTAGCCCTCCGGCGCCGAGACGAAGTTGGTGTAGTACATGAGGAGGGTGCGCGGCAGGTTGTCCCAGCCCACCACGCAGTACTCCACGAATGCGCGCGATAGCGCCATCCACGCCGAGCCTGTCACGAAAACAAGTAACGGTTTCCACCATCATTTTATAACAttagagaagtaaaaaaaagaaaaaaaaaaaaaaaaacatccaaaAGCCTGCTGAACTGCAGAGGGAGCTTGCGTACCTGTGAATAATTTAAATGCATCTGGCAGCTCTCTTTTCTGGGAGACCCAGAACACGTCTGATTTCTGTGATTTGTACAGCCCGGGATCGATAATTATCGGTTTCGCCCTCTGATCCCTGTAGCAAATCATATTCGAATTTCAAAGTGTAAatagaatataattaattacatctaatgctaaaaaaataattaagaaaaaaactttACTCCTTCCATCCCAAATTGCTCGTGTGCTCTATAAAATTCAGATTCCTCGGCAACTTCGCAAACGTATGCAAAATATCTAcacatacaaaataattaattaattgaattgaagtaacaaattaaacacatataaataaaaataaaaataaaaaaaaggaaaaaagaaaaaaaggaaaaagggaaaaatgaCCGACCATCTTGAGGGACGAGGGNTAAAAAAGGAAGGAAGGTAGGTGGGAGGAAGCGATCGCGATAAAAATGCTAGATCTGTACCGTCCTGAGGGACGAGGGGATAATCGGAGGCGCTGAGGTTGATGAACCAATCCCAGCCGTCGGATATCCGGAGGAGGATGGCGCAGGCGTGGAGGGTGTTGGCGACCATGGTGGGGCCCCGGTACGTGACCATGTTTGACCGGTTGACCACGTGCACGTTCCCGGCCCGGGCGAACACGGGCTCGGCCGCGACGCGCGCGCGCAGCTCGGACAGCTCCGGCGCGGGCGAGTCCCGGTCGAGGTGGACGGCGTAGATGTTGCGCGGGTGGTACAGGGCCCGCAGCGCCCGCCACAGACGCTCGAGATCGCCCCGCGACCCGGACACGAAGTAGGCGATCCGCGGCGCCCGCCCATTCGCGCCAATGGGCGGCGAGCCCGCGGATTCTGCGGCCCCCGTGCGGGCGCGTCGCACCGCGGGGGACGCGGGGACGAGCGAGAGCACGGACGCGAGCGGGGTCGTGCCGTTGAGGGACGCGAGTATGAGGACGCCGCATAGAGTTGCGGTGAGGATAAGGGGCCACTTCACTCGCTTCTCCATTGTCGCAACATGTGGGTGCATCGGCGATCTCGGTTTCTTCAATTCCATTCCATaatatgttttttctttttctttttaacaaacaaataataatttaaataaaataataaaactcgatcacactatatatatatatatatatgtgatgtaaccaaagaaacaaaataataataataagagaaaatttactaatgaaagaaaaataggagattaaaaggaaaaaagaaagaaaaagaaaaaagagtaggGATCATAAGATGAGCATGTGTGGGGTTGGGTTATCGTAACTATCACTTCGAATGCAACAGAAACGCAACAAAGACggttaaaatatataaagcATGGAATTTATGAAGATGCAATAAATAAGGCGTAGAAAAGGACAAATGCAAAGATTATACAAGCGTGGGGGGGGGTTCAAAaattacagtttttttttttattttaaaaaggaGAGTTTTTTGTGCGTAACCTTAAATTTGTTTCATAAGtttaagattatttttttaaaaagagagagagagagagagaaagagcgtgGAAACGCGATTGGTTTCGCTTTGAACCTaccccactatatatatatatacaagtgataagattataaattttggtttgTTTGGATTCGATTGcgtaatcttttaattttacttaattACTGGAGTTAAAAAGTGGAGTCAAATAAATTAACCCAGAGAAATTAACATATTATgcgataaatttaaaaattcaaaatataagtttcatatatttttatgaaaaaaaaaaagaaaaagaaagagagaaacttatGTAACTTAACGTGTCGTGCTCGACAATATCGGGGAAACGGTTGATGTCGCATTCAAATAAGCCCGAGATGACACGGCCACGCACGTAGCGTAGGAGCATCAAACGGATCCGGTAACATACAAAGTAGAGACccgaaataattaattagatttagattctataaaagaaaaaaaacaaaattagttTTATCGGGTTAGAGAACATTTAATTCTGATTCCTGTTATATTACTAATAATTTATGTGTGATATGGAACCTGTGTTTAGTTTCTTAGTTGATTAGAATCTTAGCAATTCCAAAGGGTTGTGAATATCCTCACTGGTAAAATGAATCTGCCCAAATTCGTCGAGTAAATGGAGCGGAAAAcatgagacttttttttttttatccgtcCACTAAAAATTTGTTCCTTGGATCAGCCTTGAGTGGTAAGTGGAAGtcaaaaatagaattaaaattaatctgTTCCGAATCAGCTCGACGAGAAGAAGGGCAGAAGATGGGGAACCCTTCCGTCccaagtagggatgcaaacggtgCGGATCTGGGGACGGGAGCCCcgctccgcctcccgcaccgtCTAGCAAAATTCCGCCCAGCCTTCTGTCCCGAATTCGTGACGGATTAAAAAATACATTCCATAATCCACACCGTCTCGTAACCCGGCTCCCACCGGTGcctcgaatccgccccgccaactaatatttttttataaaattataatattattaatatttagtaaaaatataaattaataatttttaataatattatatatataatttaataatatcaattataaaaataaaaaatatcaatcataattcaaaacaaaattcgaAAATtgcaaatacattagaaatacgagtactaacttatttgtattttgaatttttttgtaaatatattattttttagaaatatttttttaaaatataaatgactTTCAGGGCGAATTTGGGAGGATCATGATGGGGCGAATTGGGAgtgggtcaaaatttctcccgttttCTGTCCCGAATCtgtctcggatcgtaaaatttacaCCGTTTCCcaccccgaatccgtttattttctctcatttattGCCCCCGTCAGGGCGGGAGCTCCACGAACTCAGATCCGTTTGCATCCGTAGTCCTAAGATCCGTCTCATGTGCATccctaattataaatataacatAGTTCTAGACGCATGCAGTTAAAAATGCAACAATTATAATTGCATGTATCTTATTTAACTGGATATGGTATAAAGTGCTGCaggtataaatattttatttgattgtatgTAGTTGAGAATTACATTTActaactttaattattttatatgtgAAATTGTGAGATCACCTTTTATGtactgaaggaaaaaaaaatatttaaaaaattattgagaaggtaagtttatttttagtttaaaattactctctctaAATGCTACAGTTGGAAATGCAGTCAATTTGGATATAGTTCCAACTGCTGCATCCGTGTCTTCTTATGCAATTTTAACTGTAGCAGTTGAGTTCAAATATATCAAAACAAATGCCAAATTTGAATCAATATACAATAATTATAACTACATACAATCAAATAACACTTCAGTGTGAGAATATacatgaaataaaatatttgagacTAGGACAGCATAACTTAGCTGAGTGGTCATGCCAATACTCTGGTGAGCCTATCTTATAAGATGCCAATTGTGACCATAAATTAAGTTGAGTCAATAGGCTTGGAATTAGagggattattttttattttttttaatccaattcaATCCAATCTCGGATTCGGTCTATTTTCTAGTCGGATTGTGGATACACCATGTTTGGTTGAATCTGAGCGGAAAATGGTGGTTGGCATATCAGACCTTTACTATTGACAGATCGATTTACTGAATCTCATCACTATTTAATGACTAGTTTTaactatatttaataaaatatgcaTGATTTGTCGTTAGTAAAATTAGCATGCTACTATTATTTTCCAGCCAAAATTAGCAGTTCTTTGATAAACCCAACAATTATTTACATAATATTCTGGATCATGCATTgccattgtttttttttttttttaaggaataggtagcacgctacctgcttcatttattgaaaAAGTGAACTAAGCTACAGAGGTGAGGCAACACAGGCCtcgaaagagttaaaaaaaaaataaaaaaataaaaaaaaagaaagaattctAGCGATTATAGTGGTGCAAATTTAATGACAGATAGTACTTCTATTGGTCTGTCAACAGTTTAATCTTATGCATACACAGCAATGGGTCTGGATTGACCGATCTGAAAATCGTACCGTTCCTAGCTTTCCAGATAATCCACCAACAAGCTATTAAACCGGTTAGTCTCGAAAGTGGAGATGGCGAGTCCCTTCCATTTATCCATCTATCCCAAACGATAGTCCCGAAAGTGGGCATTGCCATTGTTTCCAAAGTAAATAAGAGGCTATTTGGTAGTAAGGGTCACTTAGCGCTGTTAGATCATAAGGAATTGGAACTAAGATACATAGAGATGTATTTCTTATATTTCAAGGAAATCGTAGAAATCATATCTAAATTTAGAACTTGAGTAGCTTAATTAACTACTaaccaatttttatcacaaaataatttgaaagtacACAATTtagaataacatatatataattttcacaAGAATATATGAGGTAGATGAAGATTTAGAAGGAAAGCTAACATGTACcccgaaatttcaaattttatttttgctgaCACTAAAAGCTATGTAAATTCCACATTGTGGactccttttctccttttctcttaaTATTTCAGTTTGATACGTGCTAGACACTAGTACACTACTAGTATATGGTATAATTAAGCTCAATACAATCACAAAAAATTCACGTATTATACACGGTACAAACTACTTCACATGCTGTACACAACTAGCGCATAGCTataagtaaaattataaattaattaactatgtgAATCAAACTTTATAACCACATTAAAATGCTCGAACTAACCGATAAACTTAAGCCAATAGATGTAGATATCTTTCATATCATACAAAGATCAAGTTTCATATTATGTACTATGAAACTATTTCTTCTTAGTTACCATATGAAGTACAAAAACAAATGAATCTTCTTTCATCGAAAACACATTATAAGCCATCTCTATCTACTTTTAGCATTTTAGTGGTTGCTTAGGTCAATTTATTTTGGCCACCTCACTTGTTTTGATTATGTTATGTATCTTTCGATTTTGAAATTTGGACTGCTAATATCTAATATGTTATAATTATCAATTTGCTATCTATTAGGATTTATTAATTAGAAATTAgcttgacaatttttttttgaacaaataaatttgagataattaatatattatatatgaagtAAATTAAAtgaggccttttttttttgggaatattCATAGGGGCTAACACCTATTACATAATTATATTAGAAATTATAAGAGATCtttacgaagaaaaaaaaaagagagagaaagcccATTGAACGAggccaattttatttttttgatattaatagGGGTTATCTCCtattaagtaattaaatttgaaattgattttaatttaGGGGACACATCATCTACACATCACATTATACAATTTTAAATCATCTCTTATTAAGTTGAGCCAGATTGCTATAATTTCTATAAATCACACTTTGTTTAAATAATATTCCTTGTCCACTAAATATTCAAATCCTCTAAGTTTAAATCTTCTAAATCCAGGTAATTCTTTCAACTTGATTTGTTCAAATAAAGTTACCTTTTAAAGTGTTAGTTTGAGCTAAGTGTATGATAGTTCTCCACTTTgtataatacataaaaaaataaagaaaaatatataattgagcaTACGAGCAATTTAATCATAATCAAGCTATCTATTTAGAAACTAGactcatttatttcatttcacCACGTCAATAGTGAAAAACGTCTAACAGTAGTagttttacaaaatttgaagttaaacttaaaataaaagtttctaATTTTAGCATCCACCGTATATAGATTTTTACTACAAAGTGCACGAAACAACAGAACAATTACAACTGCAGTACAAGTGCTCAGCTCATGGCACGTCGAGTTACACAACCTCCACGGCCGTCGGATGCAAATCAAACGTCAACAGCGAGGCCCTCATCTTCCGCCGCCTCTCGGCGGTCCCTGCGGGCTCCGTCGTCGCCGCGGGGGCGAAGCCAGGGGCCGCCCGCTGCGGTGCGGTGAGCCACTTGGCCTGCATGTACTTGAGCTTCCGCCACGGGGCCATGTGCATCTTGTTGTCCTTCATGCACTTCTTCGCCGCCGCGCACATTACCTTCACCGCGCTCTTCAGCCGCTCCGCCTTCCCGACGAACACCTCCGGCAGGCTCGCGACGAGCCCGCTGTACTCCCCGCTCGCCCGCGCCATCTCGAACTCCGCCCGGAAGTTGAGCTCGATCACGACTCGCACCGCGGCGGGGCCCTTCTTCGACTCCGCCACTACGTCCACGTAGCTGTGTTCGCCTGcgaatattattataaattaataaaacaaccgttgtactctgaaaattttatttatttataaaataattaaaaactaattattattattacctgaTAGGATATCTGGGGATCGGCGCCACTTGGATTGGCAGAGGGCGCTGTTAAACCCGGCGCACCGCAGCCGGTCCGCCACGTGGCGCAACGAGCAGCTCCGGCAATCCCTGACCGTCCGATTCGAGCACGAACAGATCAGATCCTCCGATCGCATCGTCCTCACGATATCCTCCGTCGCCGCGCGGATCCGCTTCTCCGCCGAGCTCGTTTTACTCAAAGCTTCCTATAATTACAAATGGATAttattaaaccaaaaaaaaaaagaaaaaaatttaaaatttgaatttaaatttttgaattgaattttgattatttggttttttttttttttgtttacatgGAGGAGTTGGCGCTGCGTTTCCCAGAACGCTTTGCGCTCGGCGTCGTTTCCGATCGACCCTTCTCCTTCGCCCTCGCCGTCGCTCTCGGGATTCGCGTTTCCCTCGATCTCCTCGAAGAACCCCACTACCAGATCCGAGAGGCTCCCTCGGCTGCTTAACGACGTTTCCCTCACCGTTTCCGTACCCATCTCCTCCTCTGGCCCCGTTTCCCCCCTCCGTTTCCGTCTCTCACTTGTGTTTGTGGTACAATTTTCGCCCATATCCCCCCGTTCCCCCCTTTTATACGCCGCTTAGATGGGAGAAGTTATTGCTTGCGCCGGGTGCATGAGTGCATCGCGTGCACCGCATCTCAAAAATCCTAGGACAAAGGtgtcaaaatcaaattttaacttattaGCTGTGCTTAATCTTGTCTAAAGTAAATACTtatgaaaaatcacaaattttgtCACCacatatttttgcaaattgcaattGATTTTTCCATGTATTTGATGCATCAGGAGCTTCAAATACATTATTTCTAATGCATAGACCTCATGGACAGTGTACATCATATTTATAGAAATAGATCTTAATTTTTTCGCTGTCACAAGCACAATATATAAACAAGCAATTgtaactaatttaattttttgatttaaagaTATTAATTATCGAATATTTAGGGAGGAGCATGAAGCTTTCATATACACCGGGCGCAGGTCAGAATTTCTCGTCGGGTGGGTCCCACGGGGTGCTAGATTGATTAAGCATCGGAACGAGGCGCCGCGAAGAATCGCGCGACAGCTCAGCAAACGGTCGACGTGGCGTTAGGGCAGTGGACGGGCCAGGAGTGTGGGGCCCGCTCTTGGGTTGGGTGGGGGATGAGGAGAATCGGGCGAGTTCAAACACCGAGGCACAGCGCGGATCCACGTCGACGTACGCCGCGTCCGGTTGCGCAATTATTTTCTGGGCCCCATTTTCTTGGGCTCAATTTTATCCGCTCGGCCTATTATTACGCTCGCTCTGGGATATGCTCTGAATCTGACCCAATAATACGGCACTAGAGccgtcaacgagccgaacatgagcatCTTAGCTTAGGGGGACGATTACAATTAGCCGACTCCAACACCGTGGCACGGTGCGGATCCACATCGACGCTGATCCATTGGGTCCCACTCTTCTGGGCCCGATTTTATCCGCTTAGCCTATTATTACGCTCACTCGCGGATGCGCTCTGCGTCAAATACTGCCACAAACACGAAATTAGGGTTATCAACAAGCCGAACATAAGCGAATTGGAGCCGGCTCTTAAGTTAGGTTGCCGCAGGGGTGGGAGAGAATTGGGCGAGTTCAAATACCGGGGCACAGCGTGGATCCACGTCAACGTACAACCCGGTCCATTGGCATGATTATTATCCATTGGGCCCCACTTTTTTGGAGGCCATTTTATCCACTCGGCCCACTATTACGCTCCTCGCGGATATGCTCCACATAGAACGCCGCCACAAACATAAAACTGGGATTGCCgatgagccgaacatgagtaAGTTAGGATCAGCTCGTAGGTTTAGGTGTGGAATGAGAAGAATTGGGAGAGTTCAAATACCGGGGCACAGCGCGGATCCACGTCAGCGTACACTCTTGAGCTGTCGTGCAATTATTGTTCCTTGGGCCCCACCTTTTTGGGCCCGGTTTTATCCGCTCGGCCCATTGTTATGCTCACTCGGATACACTCCGCCACAAACACCTGGAATGGGAGAGATTAATTGCATGCACCTGGTTCATTATACACCATGATCATAAAGCTTTAGAACTCAAAATTAGAGAAGTAACCTTTATGGATCGGCTTTAAACGCGCATCCAAAAAGTGTCAACATCGGACACATGTTCGACATTGAGTACATAGGTTATGACTCAGAatgatttgattattttttttgaatttggaattgaaaattatatggacgttattttattttatttttacatattgtGACGGTGGATATTGGAACAAGTCGAGTGACCAGGATGGAGCACTATATTATGATGGGGTTGTACATCATATTAAGAATATATAAGTCAAATTTTCCAATATGTAGCATATGACCTatctcaataaataaatatttattcagcgtattttatataacaattataattaattgacTGTTCTAACATAGAAggtaaagaatttgatgattgatactcaaaattttaaattttaaatttaattattttatatttttaactaaatttattaaaaaaaaatgaagcgaGTAATATATACGTTtctgtccaaaaaaaaaaaatgtaattggTTGCCATTGTAAATTAATGAAGAGTATGAAaagattaaaatgaaaattatgattctcaaattgtactattttgaaaatcatgATTCTGTCTTATAATGgacaaaaattaaactattgtactattttgaaaatcaaaattttgtcgTAGAATTAATGGACAAAAATTAAACACACATCGTATTGTatgatttgtttttatttttcaaaattttgaaccgATAAGCGTGgacaatttaattaattagtaaattccAACTCCTCGAAAACGatgagatgaaaataatatgaaaataggTTCATACCTATAGACCTACGAGAAAAACCAGTggattctaaaaataaaataaaattagaatgcACTAGTTATATATGGTATTTTCAactaataa
Coding sequences:
- the LOC109722397 gene encoding beta-glucuronosyltransferase GlcAT14A-like, with amino-acid sequence MELKKPRSPMHPHVATMEKRVKWPLILTATLCGVLILASLNGTTPLASVLSLVPASPAVRRARTGAAESAGSPPIGANGRAPRIAYFVSGSRGDLERLWRALRALYHPRNIYAVHLDRDSPAPELSELRARVAAEPVFARAGNVHVVNRSNMVTYRGPTMVANTLHACAILLRISDGWDWFINLSASDYPLVPQDDILHTFAKLPRNLNFIEHTSNLGWKEDQRAKPIIIDPGLYKSQKSDVFWVSQKRELPDAFKLFTGSAWMALSRAFVEYCVVGWDNLPRTLLMYYTNFVSAPEGYFQTIICNTPDFAPTAVNHDLHYISWDVPPKQHPHVLSLADADAMIGSGAPFARKFARDDPVLDKIDVELLGLLQPLANGTGFVPGGWCAGSPPCSKVGDIGRLHPGPGAKRLAGLIDRIVDSEALKQNQCI
- the LOC109722018 gene encoding uncharacterized protein LOC109722018; amino-acid sequence: MGTETVRETSLSSRGSLSDLVVGFFEEIEGNANPESDGEGEGEGSIGNDAERKAFWETQRQLLHEALSKTSSAEKRIRAATEDIVRTMRSEDLICSCSNRTVRDCRSCSLRHVADRLRCAGFNSALCQSKWRRSPDILSGEHSYVDVVAESKKGPAAVRVVIELNFRAEFEMARASGEYSGLVASLPEVFVGKAERLKSAVKVMCAAAKKCMKDNKMHMAPWRKLKYMQAKWLTAPQRAAPGFAPAATTEPAGTAERRRKMRASLLTFDLHPTAVEVV